The following proteins are encoded in a genomic region of Salvelinus namaycush isolate Seneca chromosome 12, SaNama_1.0, whole genome shotgun sequence:
- the LOC120057269 gene encoding chordin-like protein 2 → MGSFTLSWGLLSQLLQFNFILTSNMKHIFLLICIRLFVGCGGDVIRTRKVSSVFCTFKEKTYSPGDSWHPYLEPFGFMFCMRCSCTKTGHVKCNTIKCPTLRCENPVTDSEQCCPRCTDEPRIPAGLRAPVKSCKYNGTIYQPGETFANHDLFPSRQASQCVMCTCSNGNIFCALKTCQPLTCSSPFSVPDTCCLVCKDGGINGYSSVEHRGQQLNRGVRHSLDQCAGEQLQGRSVRSTPSTVRGTPRGLSLPKLHFKGAAETTVNFLLQKNHQKACQYSSKTYSHGDVWHPVLGKVLECILCTCKDGIQDCKRLACPSQYPCQHPMKTEGKCCKICPELKAESNRTDCYMNMNLGPDNNNLSVYKVRPSSKDQTEDTVRIIAIESQGTAEVEVQVWKTVGGVLQLMETGEVLKKDLLDNPDNYTLLATLDEETWKRFKEEEDNQKRFPNPRTCEDGIREVVRFLYPDQLCSS, encoded by the exons ATGGGGAGTTTCACACTGTCCTGGGGTTTGCTGTCGCAGTTGCTGCAATTCAATTTCATATTGACAAGCAACATGAAGCATATTTTCTTATTAATTTGCATCCGTTTGTTCGTTGGTTGTGGTGGTGATGTTATAAGAACAAGGAAAG TGTCTTCAGTTTTCTGTACTTTCAAAGAGAAAACATACAGTCCAGGAGACAGCTGGCATCCTTATCTGGAACCCTTTGGATTCATGTTTTGTATGCGGTGTTCCTGCACTAAG ACAGGCCATGTGAAATGTAACACAATTAAGTGTCCTACTCTGCGGTGTGAGAACCCAGTGACTGACTCTGAGCAGTGCTGCCCTCGCTGTACAG ATGAGCCTAGGATTCCAGCTGGCCTGAGAGCCCCGGTGAAGTCCTGCAAGTATAATGGAACTATCTACCAACCAGGGGAGACCTTTGCCAACCACGACCTCTTCCCATCTCGCCAAGCCAGCCAGTGTGTCATGTGTACATGTTCT AATGGAAATATCTTCTGTGCTCTGAAAACTTGCCAGCCACTGACCTGCTCCTCACCATTCTCAGTCCCAGATACCTGCTGTCTAGTGTGCAAAG ATGGTGGCATTAATGGGTACTCATCGGTGGAGCATAGAGGCCAACAGCTGAACCGAGGCGTT AGGCATTCATTGGACCAGTGTGCTGGAGAGCAGCTCCAAGGGCGCTCTGTCCGTTCTACTCCATCCACAGTCAGGGGTACTCCCAGAGGCCTGAGCCTGCCCAAACTCCACTTCAAAGGTGCTGCAGAGACCACCGTGAATTTCCTGCTGCAGAAAAACCACCAGAAGG cgTGTCAATACAGCAGCAAGACCTACTCTCATGGTGATGTGTGGCACCCGGTCCTGGGGAAGGTCCTGGAGTGCATACTGTGTACCTGTAAGGATGGCATACAGGACTGCAAACGCCTCGCATGTCCCAGCCAGTATCCATGCCAACATCCCATGAAAACCGAGGGGAAGTGCTGCAAGATTTGTCCAG AACTTAAAGCTGAGAGCAACAGGACTGACTGTTACATGAACATGAATCTTGGACCTGACAATAACAACCTCTCGGTGTACAAAGTTAGGCCATCGTCAAAGGATCAGACCGAGGACACGGTTAGGATAATTGCTATCGAAAGTCAAGGGACTGCTGAAGTTGAAGTGCAAGTATGGAAGACTGTAGGAG GAGTTTTACAATTAATGGAAACTGGGGAAGTTCTGAAGAAAGATCTCCTAGATAATCCAGATAACTACACCTTACTGGCAACATTAGATGAAG AGACTTGGAAAAGATTCAAGGAGGAAGAAGACAATCAGAAGAGATTTCCCAATCCCAGGACCTGTGAGgatgggatcagggaggtagtgAGGTTCTTGTACCCAGACCAGCTGTGCTCATCTTAA